A DNA window from Porites lutea chromosome 6, jaPorLute2.1, whole genome shotgun sequence contains the following coding sequences:
- the LOC140942035 gene encoding melanocyte-stimulating hormone receptor-like, with protein MEMKNFTIAELYCSVEFTGEVHGELVFLSVINTFLSITAFLGNTLILVALHKDTSIHLPSKILYRNLAITDLCVGIIAEPIQVAYWLSVVNRRRNICYYTYLTACFLSVTLCSVSLITLTAISVDRLLALLLGLRYRQVVTLKRTHLTATGGWIVSVVGTSTSFLNLLIVSLYQYVVIAFCSVTTICAYTKMIFVSLRHNQIHGQNRVVQGQSSQVNTLNKARYRKAVYSALWVQVTLGICYLPYGIAVALTPQRGMPLSTYLALQFTATLVYLNSTLNPFLYCWKITEVRQAVKETLKQLHFCT; from the coding sequence atggaaatgaaaaattttaccaTCGCAGAACTTTACTGCTCTGTGGAATTTACTGGAGAGGTACATGGCGAGCTCGTTTTTCTCTCTGTCATTAACACTTTTTTGTCAATTACAGCATTTTTGGGGAAtactctgatcctagttgccctTCACAAGGACACATCAATTCATCTGCCATCCAAaatcctgtatcgtaacctagcgataactgatctttGCGTTGGTATCATTGCGGAGCCTATACAGGTTGCATATTGGTTATCTGTGGTGAACAGAAGAAGGAATATTTGCTATTACACATATTTGACAGCATGTTTCCTAAGTGTTACTCTGTGTTCAGTGTCGTTGATAACACTGACTGCAATaagtgtggacagacttctcgctttGCTACTGGgtctcagatacagacaagttgtaactttgaaaagaacacaTTTAACTGCTACTGGTGGTTGGATTGTGTCCGTTGTCGGTACATCTACATCCTTTCTGAATCTtcttatagtttcattgtaccAATATGTTGTTATAGCTTTTTGTTCAGTCACTACAATCTGTGCCTACACAAAAATGATCTTCGTGTCtctgcgtcataaccaaattcatgGTCAGAACCGTGTTGTTCAAGGGCAATCGAGCCAAGTAAATACACTGAATaaagctcgatacagaaaggcagtgtacagtgcactgtgggtgcaggtaACATTGGGTATTTGTTATCTGCCGTACGGTATAGCTGTAGCTTTAACACCTCAAAGGGGGATGCCTTTATCTACTTACCTTGCTTTGCAATTTACAGCTACTTTAGTGTATTTAAACTCGACGTTAAACCCGTTTCTGTACTGCTGGAAGATCACAGAAGTGagacaagctgtaaaagaaacattaaaacaACTACACTTCTGTACCTGA